The Tribolium castaneum strain GA2 chromosome 3, icTriCast1.1, whole genome shotgun sequence sequence attttgaaaaaatgtttagcgTAGACAACCAAGAATACAGTCCGTACGCGTGCGCTCTGCCAACCCGGAGTTGGGgacaaaaatgtcaaatcggTAACTAAACGGCTTATGTGAGTAGTTTTAGCGGTGTTGCTTTTCAAAATCGAAGAAATGGTCGTGATGGAGGGTTCTTTGAGTAAATGGACGAACGTGATGAAGGGCTGGCAGTATAGATGGTTCGTACTCGATGACAACTCCGGCCTTTTAACATATTACACAGTGAGTACTCCACCTGTCATTTTTTCACCCGTCAACATAACCACGAAAAGCCGCTCCTGGCATTTACCGTGTCTCTTCCGTTTGTAAACAAGTTAGGTGGGTGTAACTCCATGTCGTCAATTAACCGAATTGTTGCCCAGTTTGTGGTCATTTCCACTAATAAAAACAGCATTAACAAAAAGATGAACATCTGCGCTGCTTGCCACAGTAATTGGCTATTTGAGTGTTGTTTCTTTGATAAAGCAACTCGAGTTCGCCTGCACCCGGGGCGTCATTATCAAAGTGCGCTCCAAATCCGGTTATGATAATTAACTAACGCTCAGCCCTTTGAAATCAGGACGGAGACGTGCTGTGGCGCTAAATCAGCCAAAGGGTAAATGGCCctcaattataaaaaactgaCATTATTTTCACAGTTTTGTGAAACCACGATCATTTATCAAATTGTATTACAATTACTGACATGCCTTTTGTTGTCACGTTTAGTGTTAACTCTTCAAATCAAATCGATGTTTCTAGTTAAATAGTTAATTACTTAAGGGCCAATTTCATGATTGAAGTTAAAGCAGAATTAAGTTAAATGTTGTTTATAATGTGCTGGTTACAGGGACCCATTAACTAACATTTAACATTCTAAacaacacttaatttaatgctctTTTAAATTTGAGTATGAAACTGGCCCTAAATCAACATAATTTAGTATGTAGTGCAGTTGCtcaatttagaaatttgagTCATGACTAATTAAATGACTATTAGCTGAGTTAAAACTGTAAATGGCAACGtcgtatttttccaaattatttttttaataaaatcttataaaatattacatagttattaatgatctCTCATTGAAGCTTTAAATTACATTACCTATAAATGTTACCTATGTTGACTTCTCGAGTTTAATGACAATAAATGGAGTAGTTGTTTATGttgtaaaataatatgtttcaggtttttttggtataaaatcttctaatttttttgagagaaCGTTTTTAAAACTTGAAATAAGGGTATTGTGTAATGCATTTTATTGGTATAGCGCTAATCATCTTACTTGATCCACCTTATGTATACTGAATTAAACAAATCTGTATTTCATGATAAGTAATGACCTACATTTCGAAATATGTATTGAAATAGTAActttattaaactttattgcaaattttttcgcataatttaaaaaatgacagaaGGTTTAATATATCTGACTTCGAATCTTAAAGCACCTCCAACTGATTAAAGCAATTATCTTGCTACAAAAGCATTTTGGAGTGCATTTTCATTTCTATTGGACTCATTATACTACTCATGAAGCAAGAAGTGACAGCAAGCTCTTGAGAGAACTCAGATACGAacgaaattgtaaaaaataattctttaatttttataagttatattattattatatttggAAACAAATAAACAGGGAGCATATGGGAGCATTAAATAAATCCCCACACAGggtgtttaaaaatatgtattgtttttagtggtgatttattaaaattaaattaattaaaagaaatgttacGGTAAACTTTATTACCGctaaaatacattaaaataatCTAGGGGAATTTATTGCGAAACACTTTCACAGAAGATGAAAAATAGAATCCGCTAAAggcaatttttcaataaagcatttactcaaaataaaacagtatgtttcaaaaataaaaaaaacgactCAAACAGTCTCAGTCGATTCATAATTACTGTCGAAAGTTCTCTTGTCTTCACTGCTTGTCCCCTAGATTATTTTGATCTGtatagtatttaaaaaaatattattttgatttattaacatttcACGTTATAAATTAtggtagaattttttaaataaaccgcaTCCAAGGATGAATGACTTTATAAATACAGGCGGatgtgaaaatttaaatttcattgaCAATGACATTGTAGGTATGAGTTTTTGAATATTGAATGTAACACTTGTGACTCTGTTTgatatcaaaatattttgcaaaataacacCACTTAAcatgcaattaatttttttaattacctaaGTAAGTGATTACTAATTACTCAGGTGGTGAAATAAAACCAGAAATTAGCGTATTTAAAGATTTTGGAAACCttaaaaagtattaatattgAAAGTACTTCTAAatagaatttaataataatttctaccTAATGCATTTTCCAAATGAAATGTGAGTTGGCATATCTTTGTTGTTCTGCACTTTTCTTCACAAGTTATTTTTATCGTTATTTGTTTCACATAATGCATAAAAATACGTATCTTTATGGTCGGcacgttaaaatttaacgtCAGTgcaaatattatgaattatttaaaattagaagaaacaaatttattaacaacCTGTAGGTAGGAAgtcattacaaaaattacagtctttacaaaaaatatcgtttttattaatttggtgGTAACACAATCACACAATGCAATACTAATCGACTACTTGTTCTTTTGCTTGGGTGTGTAGCTTTCCTGATAGAATTGCCAGAACATGTAAAACACTAGTAGAACATTAGGAACATAAATGAGCAATAATTGTTTGGGTACTACACACTCAGGATGCAAACTTTGCAAGGAATGCGCTATAATAACGCAAAATTGGACCATTTGAAAAATAGTCAGTCGCGGTTTCCACTTGGCCATCTTTTTTTGCCATTCCGGTCCCAAACTCGCCAGAAGGTAATAAGTGTACATGAAAACATGTATCACCGAGTTGATCATAATTGGAAAAGTGCTCATGCCACCTCCGACGTATTTGGTACCTATCCAAGTCAGAAAGAAAGTGGAAGCGTGGTGGTACACGTGCAATTTAGACACTTGATTAAACTTCTTTCGTAAGATAAATAACACTGTTTCAATCAATTCAATTCCTTTGAGGACGAATGTGAAATAGCACCAATGGAGCATGTTTATTGCTTGGGGGTTGTTGGAGTAGTCGACAGGTTGGCAGCCCCAAGAGTACGTGGTAGTCCATCCAGATGTGGCAAcctttgttaaataattacatttcaataaaatattacgTTATTCTAATCAACACCTACTCCGTAGATTAGGACTAGACAGGACACTATTTggaaaatattgtaataataaataacatttttgaggTCGTATGGTTTGCGATTTTTCATGTAGGCCggtaaaaatatgtaaatactGGACAGGTATAAGGCAATGATGCTGAGTACCATGGCAGGGCTCGAAAAACCGATCCAATTCTTGACCCGAGGATCTAcgaagatttaaaaaaatgcggttCTATTGATTTGAGACTTACCACTCAGGTCGTTCATCACATAATCATACTTTTCTGCCAAACCTGCCATTTTTCTGGAAGGA is a genomic window containing:
- the LOC103313722 gene encoding very long chain fatty acid elongase AAEL008004 translates to MAGLAEKYDYVMNDLSDPRVKNWIGFSSPAMVLSIIALYLSSIYIFLPAYMKNRKPYDLKNVIYYYNIFQIVSCLVLIYGVATSGWTTTYSWGCQPVDYSNNPQAINMLHWCYFTFVLKGIELIETVLFILRKKFNQVSKLHVYHHASTFFLTWIGTKYVGGGMSTFPIMINSVIHVFMYTYYLLASLGPEWQKKMAKWKPRLTIFQMVQFCVIIAHSLQSLHPECVVPKQLLLIYVPNVLLVFYMFWQFYQESYTPKQKNK